A region of the Bacillota bacterium genome:
GCTTTAATGGGCGAACAGCCCATTAAAGCGGTACGTGAGCTGGGTTCAGAACGTCGTGAGACAGTTCGGTCCCTATCTGTCGCGGGCGCAGGAGATTTGAGGGGTTCTATCCCTAGTACGAGAGGACCGGGATGGATGCACCGAGGGTGTACCAGTTGTTCCGCCAGGGGCATAGCTGGGAAGCCAAGTGCAGCAGGGATAAGCGCTGAAAGCATCTAAGCGCCAAGCCCGCCCCAAGATGAGATCTCCCACGGCGTAAAGCCGGTAAGACCCCAGAGAGATGATCTGGTTGATAGGCCGGTGGTGTAAGGGCAGTAATGCCTTGAGCTTACCGGTACTAATCGGTCGAGGGCTTGACCTAAGATGAGCCCACCTAAACTGTGCAGCTTTCAAGGTGCACCAACAAGTTCATAAGCTCTTCCGGTGGCTATGGCGGAGGGGAAACACCTGTTCCCATTCCGAACACAGAAGTTAAGCCCTCCAGCGCCGATGGTACTGCACTGGAAACGGTGCGGGAGAGTAGGTCGCTGCCGGAAGGCTTTTTTATTTCCATCCCCGTATTGCCGTCCCGTCTCGCAAGTGATATACTCAAAGAGCCTAAAACCGAGGGTTGCCTGGACCAGCAAACCTGCTCCTGATTTGGAGTTCTTGCCTCCACACGTAGCCCAGAGGATACGGCAAATAGGCCCCCTTGAGGGCTACATCAATGAGGAGGTTTTCTATGTACCAGGACAAGACCCTCGTGTGCAGGGACTGCGGTCGGGAGTTCACTTTCACCGCGAGCGAACAGGAGTTCTTTGCGTCCAAAGGGTTCGAGAACGAGCCCGGCCGCTGCCCGGAGTGCCGGGCGGCGCGGAAGCAGGCCAGCCGAGGCGGTCGTTTCGGTGAGCGTCAGGCGGTTAGGGAGATGTACCCGGCTGTCTGCTCAAACTGCGGGGCAGAGACCACCGTCCCGTTCAAGCCGCACAACGACAAGCCTGTATACTGTTCCGAGTGCTTCCAGTCGATAAGGGCAAGGCGGTAGGGGCCGGCTCACCACCAAGCGGTGGCGACTGACTTCGGCGCGATCGCCGAACCTTCGAGGAGTGAACCAGGGATCCGGATCACACGATCCGGATCCTTCTCGTTCCTAGTCGGCGTACGTTCCTCATCGACGTGGAGTACGTTTCTCATCGACGTGAAGCATCGACGCCCTATGTCGACCGAGAGCGCGCCCCTCTCGTGCTCGTCGCCGGCGCGGCTCGTCCGCTCGGGCCCGTCCGCCCGTCGCGATGAAGCTGCCCTTTAACGGTGGTCTGTGGTAGAATGAACGAGAGGAGCCCGGGAGCTGGCTGGAATAAGGCCAAAGCAGTGGGAGGGCGCTGATTGTGAACGTCGTCACAACTATCAAGGGCAAGTGCAGAGGATGTTACGCATGCGTGCGCAATTGCCCCGTCAAAGCCATCAAGGTCGAAGACGGGCAGGCAGCTGTCATAGAAGATCTCTGTATCGCGTGCGGTTACTGCGTGCGCGTTTGCGCCCAGCGCGCCAAGCACATCAAAGAGGATCTGCCCGCGGTGCGGGAAGCGCTTCGGTCAGGGACAGCGTACGCCATGTTGGCACCGTCTTTCGTCGTGGAGTTCGCGGGGGAGCTCCGCCCGGGTCAGGTGGTGGAGGCGTTGCGCCGGATGGGGTTTGCCGGCGTGCATGAGGTAGCGTGGGGGGCCGAACGTGTCACGCAGGAATACGTCAGACTGGTCCAGGAAGAAGGGCGGCGCGGCGTTATCTCCACACCTTGCCCGGCCGTGGTCAACCTGGTTGAGGCGAGGTTCCCCGAGCTCCTACACAAGCTTGCACCCGTAGTCTCGCCAATGGTGGCGGCTGGGAGGATGATAAAGCGCCTTCATCCTGGAGCCCGCACGGTATTCATAGGACCGTGCGTCGCCAAGAAGAGCGAGATCGTGGACGCGGAGGTCGCGGACGCCGTCGACGCAGTGCTGACTTTCGCCGAGGCTAGGTCGCTCCTGAACGATTTGCCAGTGCGGCCGGACACATTGCCGGATACGGCCTTCGACCGGCCGGGCGCATATCTTGGCAGGCTGTATCCGGTATCCGGAGGGCTCCTTCGAAGCGCGGCCTTCCGTGCGGATATCCTCGAGAACGATATCATCACCGTGGAGGGCAAGGACAACTGCATCGAGTTCCTGGAGGCGTTGAAACGAGGGCGAGAATGCCCGGAGTTTGTGGACATGCTCTTCTGTGAGGGGTGCATCAACGGGCCGATGATCTCGAGCCCGCTTCTCGGGTACGGTCGTAGGCGCGTGGCAGTGGACTTCGCGAGGAACGCTGATTCGGCGCCGGCCGGGAGGGCCGCCATGGCGCGCGATGGTTCCGGGGATGCCGAACCCGAGGCGCTTTCCTGGTCGTTCCCAGATATTGTGGCGAGACGCTCTTTCCGACCGAGGAACGTCCCGATGCCCGTGCCAACCGAGGCGGACATCCGGCGCATACTGAAGGAGCTCGACAAGACCAGACAGGAGGACGAGCTCAACTGCGGAGCGTGCGGCTACGACACTTGCCGCGAGAAGGCGGTGGCCGTCTTCCAAGGCCTCGCGGAGAACAAGATGTGTCTGCCGTACCTCATTAAACAACTCGAGGTTCACAACAGGCAGCTTGCGGACTTGAAAGCGTACCATGAGGACATCATCCAGAGCATCACCGAGGGTATCGTGGTCGTAGACCGCAACATGATCGTGACGAGCTTCAACGATGCGGGCGGCCGAGTGAGCCGCCAGGCTCCCGCAGGCGCCATCGGACGAAAGATATTCGACGTTCTTCC
Encoded here:
- a CDS encoding zinc-ribbon domain containing protein, which codes for MYQDKTLVCRDCGREFTFTASEQEFFASKGFENEPGRCPECRAARKQASRGGRFGERQAVREMYPAVCSNCGAETTVPFKPHNDKPVYCSECFQSIRARR
- a CDS encoding ATP-binding protein, encoding MNVVTTIKGKCRGCYACVRNCPVKAIKVEDGQAAVIEDLCIACGYCVRVCAQRAKHIKEDLPAVREALRSGTAYAMLAPSFVVEFAGELRPGQVVEALRRMGFAGVHEVAWGAERVTQEYVRLVQEEGRRGVISTPCPAVVNLVEARFPELLHKLAPVVSPMVAAGRMIKRLHPGARTVFIGPCVAKKSEIVDAEVADAVDAVLTFAEARSLLNDLPVRPDTLPDTAFDRPGAYLGRLYPVSGGLLRSAAFRADILENDIITVEGKDNCIEFLEALKRGRECPEFVDMLFCEGCINGPMISSPLLGYGRRRVAVDFARNADSAPAGRAAMARDGSGDAEPEALSWSFPDIVARRSFRPRNVPMPVPTEADIRRILKELDKTRQEDELNCGACGYDTCREKAVAVFQGLAENKMCLPYLIKQLEVHNRQLADLKAYHEDIIQSITEGIVVVDRNMIVTSFNDAGGRVSRQAPAGAIGRKIFDVLPVLDTPACRRAFEHAIRRGVPTQIGEITYLLGKETGDGKVTSAGAGGADPKEKVVVTLKVSPLRNSSGDVYGAVLLSDDITERRRLETQLIQSDRLAALGQLAAGVAHEVNTPLTLISGYTEILARLTAPDSPAASYLKTIADESERIAEIVRSLLSFARPASTPSGKCKVNEAVERTLRIFGGQLAHKGVEVKLELDGNDPEAAIDAGELQQVLLNMVLNAIQAMPDGGLLAISTRTREQAGDDGSEEDGHAALGGTRNGRAIVVGGGRRVDGVGHTTRPARERVVEIVIADTGCGIPEENLGRIFDPFFTTKEVGKGTGLGLSVSFGIVEKHAGSIKVESEVGKGTTFTIVLPSRERGA